In the Setaria italica strain Yugu1 chromosome VI, Setaria_italica_v2.0, whole genome shotgun sequence genome, one interval contains:
- the LOC101775860 gene encoding uncharacterized protein LOC101775860: MASEEMTATEVAALLDLKPHPEGGFYNETFRDGSITLSTSQLPPQYKVDRAVSTAIYFLLPAGSVSRLHRIPCAETWHFYKGEPLTVFELHDDGHIDLTVIGPHLEAGQRPQYTVPPNVWFGSFPTLDVESFASDGSVLVKSRKRDREQHYSLVGCTCAPGFQYEDFEMATFEDVRSLAPKAEPFLKFLIPCTE, encoded by the exons ATGGCCTCGGAGGAGATGACGgcgacggaggtggcggcgctgctggaTCTGAAGCCGCACCCGGAGGGCGGCTTCTACAACGAGACCTTCCGCGACGGCTCCATCACGCTCTCCACCTCCCAGCTCCCGCCCCAGT ATAAGGTTGACCGTGCTGTGAGCACTGCAATCTACTTCTTGCTTCCTGCAGGGAGTGTTTCACGTCTCCACCGCATTCCCTGTGCTGAAACCTGGCACTTCTACAAGGGAGAGCCTCTCACG GTCTTTGAGCTGCATGATGATGGCCACATTGACCTCACTGTCATCGGCCCGCACCTCGAAGCTGGCCAGCGCCCCCAGTATACCGTGCCACCGAACGTGTGGTTTGGTTCCTTCCCTACGCTGGATGTTGAGTCGTTTGCTTCCGATGGCAGTGTTCTTGTAAAGTCTCGGAAGAGGGATCGTGAGCAGCACTACTCCCTGGTTGGCTGCACCTGTGCCCCTGGTTTCCAGTACGAGGACTTTGAAATGGCCACATTTGAGGACGTGAGATCCCTTGCTCCCAAGGCTGAACCTTTCCTCAAGTTCCTCATTCCTTGCACCGAGTAA